The following coding sequences are from one Terriglobia bacterium window:
- a CDS encoding HAD-IA family hydrolase, with product MIRILRPLPKDRIKLLIFDLDGTLVDSELDIAHSVNALLRNLGRPELPVDVIATYIGDGAPMLIRRALNDPEDGRLFADSLHFFVRYYREHKLDNTYVYAGMKEALEAIREASDGKMRMAVLSNKPVKPSQGIVEGLGLACYFFEVFGGNSFGTKKPDPEGARKLMELANASPEETVMIGDSHNDTLTARNTGMWSVGCTYGLSPHSLESAPPDVFIDAPYELVEALGLQPKRSSSEVPASEGFSG from the coding sequence ATGATTCGTATTCTCCGTCCTCTTCCCAAAGACCGCATCAAGCTCCTCATTTTCGATCTCGACGGCACGCTCGTTGACAGCGAGCTCGATATAGCCCACTCGGTGAACGCTCTCCTGCGGAACCTTGGCCGCCCCGAGCTACCGGTTGACGTCATCGCTACCTACATCGGCGATGGCGCGCCCATGCTTATCCGCCGCGCACTTAACGACCCTGAAGACGGTAGGCTCTTCGCCGACTCTCTCCACTTCTTCGTCCGTTATTACCGCGAGCACAAGCTTGACAACACCTACGTCTACGCTGGAATGAAAGAGGCTTTAGAAGCAATCCGTGAAGCCAGCGACGGCAAAATGAGAATGGCCGTCCTGAGCAACAAGCCGGTGAAGCCCTCGCAGGGAATCGTTGAAGGGCTTGGACTGGCCTGCTACTTCTTCGAGGTCTTTGGCGGCAATAGCTTCGGGACGAAGAAGCCCGACCCGGAAGGCGCGCGAAAGCTCATGGAATTGGCGAACGCTTCCCCGGAAGAAACCGTCATGATCGGCGACTCGCACAATGACACGCTCACCGCCCGGAACACCGGCATGTGGTCTGTCGGCTGCACCTACGGACTCTCGCCGCACAGCCTTGAATCTGCACCACCGGACGTCTTTATCGACGCACCATACGAGCTTGTCGAGGCGCTGGGACTACAGCCCAAGCGCTCCAGCAGCGAAGTCCCAGCCAGTGAGGGCTTCTCAGGCTGA